The Deltaproteobacteria bacterium genome contains the following window.
TACTTTTTTCGAACGGCAGCGCATGGTTCAAGCGACGTTGCTTGAAGCCAACGTTCCGCTCTTTCGTGTTGCGATTGTCCCGTTTCCGATTCACCATCCCGAACGCTGGGCATCGTACTGCCCAGCGGAGACCGTGCAGTTTCTGCGTTTATTCTCTGCCTGGGGAAATGAAAAGTTACGGCGCTTTCAGGATAACGGCTGGAGCGTTGAAGTATTAGATGAAGGTGTAGCAAAAGAAGTGAGTGGGACTGAAATACGACGACGTTTGCGAGCCGGGCAAGGGTGGGAGGAATTGGTGCCCCCTGGAACCGCTAGCGTACTACGAGCGATTGGCGCAGAGGAGCGGGCGAGGAAAGTCGTCAGCATTGGGTAGCCAGTAGTGAGCAAGCATACTTTATGGTGAACGCGGTGACAAAAATCCGCAATCCGCATTCTACAAGCCGTATTCTCTTTATCGTGCTCGACGGTCTTGCTGATCGCCCGCAATCACTTCTTGGAGGTAAAACCCCGCTTGAGGCCGCACACACTCGCCATCTCGATCGACTGGCGGAACTGGGCACTACCGGATTGTTGCTCCCATTGTCTCCGGGCGTGCCCTTAGAGAGTGAATTTTCGCACTTCCTCCTTTTCGGCTATTCATCTGATCAATTCCCTGGCCGTGCCGCTTTTGAAGCAATCGGCCGAGGATTCGATATTGCTCCAGAGACTGTCGTTATGTTGGCGAGCTTTGCTTCAACGACGATTGTCGAGGGAAGGGTCCGTCGCGACACCATTCTCTGGGAGGAGAAGCAATCTCGTGACGAGGCAGACTGTGAAGAACTGATCAAAGGGATTGCTGAATACGAGTCGCATGGAATTCATTTTTCACTGCAATCGTGCGGACATTGCGAAGCAATCCTCACTCTCTCTGGAGATCCTAGTCGCTATATCTCTGATGTTGATCCGTTTTATAACGGCGCGCTGGTAGCGAAGGCGCTGCCTCTAGTTGAAGATCCTGACCACACAAATGCAAACCGTACCGCGACAGCATTGAACGATTACTTGAACTGGGTCTGGCAACGTTTGCAGAGCCATCCAATTAATCAGCAAAGGAGATTACTTAACTCCTCACTGATAAACTTTTTGTTGACCAAATGGGCCGCAGTACGACCAGATGTTCCACCTTTTCTTGAACAAAATGGACTACGGGCAGCGAGCATAGAGAACTATCCACTTTATGTTGGGTTGGCGGGTGGTTGTGGCATGACTTCTGTGACTGTCTCTCACTATTCAGATGTTGCGGCTGATTTTCAGGAAAAACTGCGGGTTGCGGACACGCTCTTTCAGCAAGGATATGAATTTGTCCATGTTCACTCGAAGGGGCCGGATGTTGCGGCACATCAGAAAGATCCTCTAGCCAAGCAACGTGCAATTGAGGCGATTGATAGTGAGCTTGGTGATCTGGTCAGACGAGTTGAAGCCACAGGCGATGTGCTTGTGGTCATAACCGGCGATCACGCCACACCGAGTAGCGGTCCGCTGATTCATTCTGGTGAGGCGGTACCGTTGCTCATAACTGGTGGACAGAACGTACTCAGCGACCATGTGAAGCAATTTCATGAACGCGCAGTGATCACTGGTGGATTAGGGCAGATTCGCGGTGCTGAGCTGATGCCCGTGCTGCTTAACCTTACTGACCGGGTGCGCTTACATGGCATTCGGCATCAATCGCAGGTTCGGCCATATTGGTCGGGGGCAGTGGAGTCGTTTGAGGTAAAGAGTAGTCAGGAGAAAAGAACGAAGTCCTGATAAGTACCGTTCCAGGTTGGCTGCTGACTACTCTCTTGCTTGTCTGCGGTATTCAGAGCGCGGCAACAACGTCGGCCTGATGTTCTTTCTCTAGCACGAAACCCTCATAGCCTTTGGCCGCAACCTCAGCGATGCGTTGAAAGTAGAGGGGGCCGCCCAGGTGTACACAGAACTGACGAGGCTTGCCGGGGATATTGGCTCCGGTGTACCAGGAGTCGGTAAGAGGATAGAGCGTTGGATTGGCAAACTCGGAGACCTCGCGATCCCAGCTCTTCTCGGCGTCGGGCGTGGCCTCAATGGCGCCGAGGCCATGTTCGCGCAGGTAACGTACGCAATTGCCGATCCACGTTGACTCAAGCTCGGCACCCAGCGGCATATTGAAAAGCACTGATGGTGAGCCTGGGCCGTGGATCATAAAGAGATTGGGAAACTCGGCGATCGTGATGCCGAGGTAACTATCGAAACGCGTACGCCATTTCTCTGCTAAGCGAACGTTACCACGTCCCTTGGGGTTGAGACGCAGCAGCGCGCCGGTCATGGCGTCGAATCCTGTTGCCAACACGAGCATATCGAGCTGGTGGTCACCTGTCGCTGTGCGCATCCCTGTTGGCGTGATCGCTTGAATCGGATCTTCGCGCAGATCGATCAGCGTAACATTGTCGCGGTTGAAGGTTTCAAAATAGCCATTATCGAGAAGCTGGCGCTTGGTGCCCAGGTAGTAGTCAGGCATCAGCTTTGCGGCAGTCTGAGGATCACGCACGATCTCACGAATTTTGCCTCGTACGAAGTCGGCCAGCGTACGGTTGGCTTCTTTATTTGTCATGATATCCGTATAGCTACCAAACAGCAGGTGCAGGCCTCCCTGCTGCCACAGGGTTTCATAGCGTGCCTGGCGTTGCTCGGGAGTGTCGTCGAAGGCAGAACGTTCGGTGACCGCAAACGGCGAGCCCACGGGTGAGGCATTCATCTTCGCCCGCAGTGCCTCCCAGTTCTCGCGGGCGTCCCGCACCATCTCGGGGTCGACGGGGCGGTTGCGCGCTGGAATGCTGTACTGTGGCGTGCGTTGGAACACCGTCAAATGTGCGGCCTCACGGGCGATCTCAGGAATTGCTTGCACCCCCGAGGAGCCAGTCCCGATCACGCCGACGCGCTTGCCTGCAAAAGAGACGGGTTCCTGTGGCCAGCGACCGGTGTGATAGCACTCGCCGGTGAAGCTATCGATCCCT
Protein-coding sequences here:
- a CDS encoding adenylyltransferase/cytidyltransferase family protein, producing MRHRYGMIHGRFQPFHNGHWEYTQAALARCDLLIIGITNPDPSLVVYEPADNGRHLPEANPFTFFERQRMVQATLLEANVPLFRVAIVPFPIHHPERWASYCPAETVQFLRLFSAWGNEKLRRFQDNGWSVEVLDEGVAKEVSGTEIRRRLRAGQGWEELVPPGTASVLRAIGAEERARKVVSIG
- the apgM gene encoding 2,3-bisphosphoglycerate-independent phosphoglycerate mutase, yielding MVNAVTKIRNPHSTSRILFIVLDGLADRPQSLLGGKTPLEAAHTRHLDRLAELGTTGLLLPLSPGVPLESEFSHFLLFGYSSDQFPGRAAFEAIGRGFDIAPETVVMLASFASTTIVEGRVRRDTILWEEKQSRDEADCEELIKGIAEYESHGIHFSLQSCGHCEAILTLSGDPSRYISDVDPFYNGALVAKALPLVEDPDHTNANRTATALNDYLNWVWQRLQSHPINQQRRLLNSSLINFLLTKWAAVRPDVPPFLEQNGLRAASIENYPLYVGLAGGCGMTSVTVSHYSDVAADFQEKLRVADTLFQQGYEFVHVHSKGPDVAAHQKDPLAKQRAIEAIDSELGDLVRRVEATGDVLVVITGDHATPSSGPLIHSGEAVPLLITGGQNVLSDHVKQFHERAVITGGLGQIRGAELMPVLLNLTDRVRLHGIRHQSQVRPYWSGAVESFEVKSSQEKRTKS
- a CDS encoding NAD(P)/FAD-dependent oxidoreductase — protein: MASRSQHLHPAKGNGARAHYDAVVVGAGFGGLYALHHLRQMGLAVRVYEGAGGVGGTWWWNRYPGARVDFPGSPFYCYTFSEELMHEWDWAETQPDQASVLAYLEYVADRFDLRRDIQLETWVSDARYDEAAQRWQLETSAGEHVSAQFLICAVGTLSAAYKPNIPGIDSFTGECYHTGRWPQEPVSFAGKRVGVIGTGSSGVQAIPEIAREAAHLTVFQRTPQYSIPARNRPVDPEMVRDARENWEALRAKMNASPVGSPFAVTERSAFDDTPEQRQARYETLWQQGGLHLLFGSYTDIMTNKEANRTLADFVRGKIREIVRDPQTAAKLMPDYYLGTKRQLLDNGYFETFNRDNVTLIDLREDPIQAITPTGMRTATGDHQLDMLVLATGFDAMTGALLRLNPKGRGNVRLAEKWRTRFDSYLGITIAEFPNLFMIHGPGSPSVLFNMPLGAELESTWIGNCVRYLREHGLGAIEATPDAEKSWDREVSEFANPTLYPLTDSWYTGANIPGKPRQFCVHLGGPLYFQRIAEVAAKGYEGFVLEKEHQADVVAAL